The genomic DNA AAGAATACACATGAGAAAAAACATACCGATTCTTGCGCTCTTGATCGTCCTGCTTGGCATCGCCTTGTACCAAAATTACGGAAACGAGGTGCGCTCTTTCCTAGGCGCAGGGAGTGATAAAAAAACCTTGGGCGCCGCGCTCGCAGAAGGTGCCCCGAAGCCGGGTTCTTCATCTCCGGCCTTTGCATTGCAAGGACTGGATGGAAACACCTATAAGGTAGGGGGAGAACGAGACAAGCCGGTACTGGTTAATTTCTGGGCTTCCTGGTGTGATCCCTGCAAGGACGAAGCTCCTGATCTCGTTAAGCTGTACGAGAAATACGGCGAGCGGCTGGACATTTACGGAGTCAATGTCACGGCTTATGACACGGTTGAAAAAGCCGAAGCCTTCGTTAAGGAATATGGGATAGAATTCCCGGTACTGCTGGACAAGAAGGAAGAGGCCTACAAGAAATTCAACGGCATGGCCTTTCCAACGAACGTGTTAATTGACAAGGATGGCGTAATCCAGGATTTAATCGTGGGCATACTCCCGCCGAAGGATTTGGAGGCCAAGATCAAGAAGCTGCTGCAGTCCTCGTAATTCACTGTAAAAAATGGAATGCGGAAGGCCCGGAGTCCTTTAATTTACGGACTCCGGGCCTTCCGGCGTTAAACATCGGCATTGCCGATGTAGATCATCATGGATTAATGGTTAACTAGCCCTTGGCTTGCCGACACTACCTCTTCATGCTCCATTTTGGTTTGGCCAAGCAGAGCGTAACGCAAGCTGTCGACAAGCGCCTCCCAGCTCGCTTCAATAACGTTGCCGGATACGCCGACTGTACTCCACGAATTGGCAGCGTCTTTCGATTCAATCAGAACTCTGACCTTGGAGGCCGTCGCATCTTTATCGTCGAGAACTCTGACCTTATAGTCCGACAAGTGAATGT from Paenibacillus woosongensis includes the following:
- a CDS encoding TlpA family protein disulfide reductase, whose translation is MRKNIPILALLIVLLGIALYQNYGNEVRSFLGAGSDKKTLGAALAEGAPKPGSSSPAFALQGLDGNTYKVGGERDKPVLVNFWASWCDPCKDEAPDLVKLYEKYGERLDIYGVNVTAYDTVEKAEAFVKEYGIEFPVLLDKKEEAYKKFNGMAFPTNVLIDKDGVIQDLIVGILPPKDLEAKIKKLLQSS